The genomic interval GCTCCGCCTGGCGGGGAGGGCCTCAGGGGCACTGCGGGGGCTCCGCCTGGCGGGCAGGGCCTCAGGGGCACTGCGGGGGCTCCGCCTGGCGGGCAGGGCCTCAGGGGCACTGCGGGGGCTCCGCCTGGCGGGCAGGGCCTCAGGGGCACTGCGGGGGCTCTGCCTGGCGGGCAGGGCCTCAGGGGCACTGCGGGGGCTCCGCCTGGCGGGGAGGGCCTCAGGGGCACTGCGGGGGCTCCGCCTGGCGGGCAGGGCCTCAGGGGCACTGCGGGGGCTCCGCCTGGCGGGGAGGGCCTCAGGGGCACTGCGGGGGCTCCGCCTGGCGGGCAGGGCCTCAGGGGCACTGCGGGGGCTCCGCCTGGCGGGCAGGGCCTCAGGGGCACTGCGGGGGCTCCGCCTGGCGGGCAGGGCCTCAGGGGCACTGCGGGGGCTCCGCCTGGCGGGCAGGGCCTCAGGGGCACTGCGGCGGCTCCGCCTGGCGGGGAGGGCCTCAGGGGCACTGCGGGGGCTCCGCCTGGCGGGCAGGGCCTCAGGGGCACTGCGGGGGCTCCGCCTGGCGGGGAGGGCCTCAGGGGCACTGCGGGGGCTCTGCCTGGCGGGCAGGGCCTCAGGGGCACTGCGGGGGCTCCACCTGGCGGGGAGGGCCTCAGGGGCACTGCGGGGGCTCCGCCTGGCGGGGAGGGCCTCAGGGGCACTGCGGGGGCTCCGCCTGGCGGGCAGGGCCTCAGGGGCACTGCGGCGGCTCCGCCTGGCGGGGAGGGCCTCAGGGGCACTGCGGGGGCTCCGCCTGGCGGGCAGGGCCTCAGGGGCACTGCGGCGGCTCCGCCTGGCGGGGAGGAACACCTACCACTGGCTGACCGTCTGGCGGCCCTCGAAGTCGGGCGGCAGGTGGCTCATGCGGTGCATGGTCTCCATCAGCTCCCGCAGGTCAGGCTGGATCTGGGACACACACAGCAGCTGGGACCCCCACGGCAGCTCCATCCCCTCCTCCCTAGACCTGCTGCCGGCCCAGTGCCCGCACCTCATCCATGGCGCGGATCTCCAGGCGCAGCTTGTCCATGACCGTGATGAAGAGCTGGGGGCAGATGTGCACGTGAGTTCCCATCTCCAGGGGTAGGCGAGGCCTCGCAGCTCACAGGCCCCAACCCCTCCCCGGACGCGACTGTCACTGGGGCCTCCTCACTGCACTGTTCCCAAACCCTGCAGGCCGCCTGGCTGAAGGAGGTCTGGGCTGCCCAGAGAGCTGTGTGGGAACCGGAGGGCGAGCCCACACACTCTCTTCCGAGGCTGGGACATCCCCCCAGATGCATCCTGTGCATGTCCCCACCTCAGGAGTCCAGGCTGCCCAGGAGGCCTCCCTGGGGGCTGCCCACCCCTCATTCCTACTTTAAGGAGTTCCCTTCTACCCAGCAAGTCCAGTGCTGCTCAGCTCTGGAGACCCAGGACCCTACGCTGTGCCCGGCTGCAGCAGCAGCCTGGGCCCTTCTAACCCTGTGGGCCCCGGGGGCTGGCGCACCGAGACCACGTCGGCAATGCAGCGGTTCAGATTGCCCTTGTCGTCCTTGATGGTGATGGGCCGATCCTCCTTGATCCGCTCCATGGCGAGCGGGCAGTCCAGCTGTCAGTTGCTGATATGAGTGCTGGGCTCTCAGGATGGCAAGCCCCATGCATCCAGAGCCCGACGGCCCCCCATACCCATGCTGACGGCCCCCGTCTTGCGGGGCTGGGAGGACCAGGCACTCACTCGGAATTTGCGGCAGAACTCATCAATAGAGCTGATTTCTGAGCCCTGAACCTGCCTGAAGGCAGCTTTGTACTGGACCAGGAGCCGGGAGCAGGCTGCAGTGTACCTAGGGAGAAGTCAGCTGCTTCCCGAGCATGGTACCAGCTCCGCCCAGCTCATCCCACTCCCTCCGCTGGTCCAGAGGCAGAGCAGCTCCCAGAGAGGGCCAGGAAACAGGCAGAGGCAGGCCAAGAAAGGAGGAGGGGCTGCTAGCAGCTTCATGGGGCGAGGCCCTGAGCCCACAGTGGTGCTTGGAGCTCAGCTCCAGGTGgaggcccccaccccccacccctgcccatccTCTAACCACAGCGACCAGCACTGTTATGATGGCCCCATCCACAGCTCATGGTCCTGTGTGGTGGCCTGTGAGGCTCTTGTGACCTCGTGGAATAAAGCCCCCCAAAACATCCTGGGACATCTCCAAGTCTCTCGCCTATTTCATAAGGTTGTCTGTGCTGGAGGATGAGGGTGGGGGACTGGACTGGATGACACCCCAGGGGCCGCCCCTCTGCTCACCTCCCTCACCACCCCCCTAGAACTTCCCTGGCTGAGAACCAGGGGCACCCTCCTCACGCTGGGTAGGCCCCACACAAGTGGGTGCCTGACAGCCTGATGGACACTTGCTCTTGCTGCCTACGGAGCACCCAGGCCTGGGAGAGCAGGAGCAGGCCTCCGAAAACATGGGCTCTTACTCGCTGGGGGAGACACAGTCCTTGATGTAGGCTTTCTCCAGCGCCTGCATAGTTTTCACCACCGCAAACAGCTCTGCCATGTTGTCGTACCTGGGGACACACCTGTCCGTCGGGCCAGGCCCCGGGGTGCCAAGTCTAGAGCCAGAGCAGCAGCCCCTGCCCAGAGTGCCACTGCAGGAGCTCTGCTCTCCTCTGGCTCCATCCTGGAGTACCTCAAGAACAGCTCCCCAGCCTGACTCTGTGTCCCCCACTCCTTAGAGTGGGAGATGGGTTTGGGGGAGGCTGCCCTGGGGCAGCCAGATGGGCATGGGTGTGTTAGGGCAGCCTGCGTGCCTGCACTTACTTCTCCCGCTCCCGGGCATTCTTGTACAACTTCACTTCCTGCCAGAGAGAGCAGACACTGTGGGCCAGTGCCAACCGGGGCTGCAGGGCCCTCGCGAGGCAACACAGGCATTTGCTGTTGGCCAGTGCCGGCCAGGTGGGCACCCACCACTCACCTCATACAGCTCTGGCTTGTTCCCAGGGGCTGCAAGAGAAGGCAGAAAGCTGGCAGGATTCCCCAAGGAGAATCTGAGGGtaggctccagccccagcctccattTCAGGTCCCATGCTGGGTCCCAAAGAGCCCAGAGGGAGCTGGAGCACAGGGTTCCAACCTCAACCTCATCAGTGTGTTGAGGGACCTGAAGGTGCCTCTTGGAGGCCAGGAGCCACATGCCAGGCCTGGGTCCCCAGCTCCACTGCAGTTCCCTAGCTGTGTCACCTTTACAACAGTGGCCACACCCTGCTCGTGGCCTATGACGCAGTGCCAACAGCTCATTGCACACAGCCTCTCCCCTAGGCTTGGTGTGACACAGGGTGCCCAGGACCCCCATGGTTCTGGCCACACCTAAGCTCATCATCTCTGCCCGGCAGGATCAAGCCAGCTCTCCCTGGAGGAGGTTTCTGGGCCCTCAGTGCTCTTGTGATGAACTGCACCCGACCCTGGCCACCCCCAAGGCTGTTTGGGAGCAGGGTCAGGGTAGACTGTTACAGACACCCCCCACCCTGACCTCCGAAGTCCAATGCTGCCTGTCAGCCCCTCCAGGAGGCCCTTCCACTCTCTAAGCCTAGCTCTGGCCACACTCACCTCCTATGCCCGGAGTGGCCGGGATCCCATGAAACATCCTCTAGGCTCTGGAAGGGCAACAGCGCTGAAACTGCTATaaattaaatagtaataatagtagcCTGCAATGCCTGCATAATAAAGTTTACTATGCTACGTTCAAAATCTAAACCCCAGTTCTGCCTGAAATTGACtctctcgccgggcgcggtggctcacgcctgtaatcccagcactttgggaggccgaggcgggtggatcacgaggtggagagatcgagaccatcctggtcaacatggtgaaaccccgtctctactaaaaatacaaaaaaaattagctgggcatggtggcgcgtgcctgtaatcccagctactcgggaggctgaggcaggagaattgcctgaacccaggaggcggaggttgcggtgagccgagatcgcgccattgcactccagcctgggtaacaagagtgaaactccgcctcaaaaaaaaaaaaagagaatgactCTCTCCCTATAAAACCTACCTAATCTATTCtcccaacattctcagcaaagttcctAAGCATCTCAagactcctgtttttcttgcagaccagctgcaaggtcacagggcaagataacaCCAAAAGAATGTgcaatgtgtttctcaaaatgctattttcttttttttttttctttgagacggagtttcgctcttgttacccaggctggagtgcgatggcgcgatctcggctcaccgcaacctccgcctcctgggttcaggccaattctcctgcctcagcctcccgagtagctgggattacaggcacgcgccaccacgcccagctaatttttttgtatttttagtagagacggggtttcaccatgttgaccaggatggtctcgatctctcgacctcgtgatccacccgcctcggcctcccaaagtgctgggattataggcttgagccaccgcacccggcctcaaaatgctattttcaagTGTAAGGTACAACACAAGACATGTTACAAATTAATGAACTGTTCTTTAAACCTGTTAGCTGCTACGTCTTCCTGGATGCATGAAAAATCCAGCCCTGTCTGTTAGGGCTCAGCCTTGGAATGCTAATCCATGAGCCAGTGGCTACTTtaaatcctcctgtttcacccgTGGGTCTCTCCAGTCTCCTGAATATTTTGCTACAAGACCTGGGGAGCAGAGAGAGCCAGGGCGGACTCAAAGATGGCCCCtaggtggggcacggtggctcatgcctatcatcccagcactttgggaggccaagttgggtggatcacctgagatcaggagtttgagaccagcctggccaacaaggtgaaaccctgtccctactaaaaatacaaaattagccaggtgtggtggcgcatgcctgtagtcccagctacctgggaggctgaggcagaattactagaacccaggaggtgacggtagcagtgagccaagattacatacaccattgcactccagcctgggtgacacatcaagaccctatctcaaaacaaacgaaaaacaagaaaagccttTTAAGTGCCAGGTCCTGGAGACGCAGGGCGTCATGAAGAGCACTCCCAAGCTGCATAGGCGGTCAGGGTGCTACGGCGGCTGCCAGGACAAAGTGAGGTGCTGTGGTCGCTCAGGGATGGGGACTGCCTTGGAATGCGGTCCAAGCTGGAGGCTGCGGCGGCTGATGAAGGAGGCAGGCGGCTGTTAGACGGCCCGGGAGGGGCGTTTTGGGCACAGGAAACAACACACGTATCAGCTCGCCTGTAAGTAGGCACGAACTTGGAGAACCAGACGAGCTGAGGGGTGGAGTGAGGGGTCCCAGGGCATGAAGACTGAACGCAGAGAGCTGGGTCTTACTCCCGCTGGGGCTCCTGGGTGGCAGCGGGCTGCGGAGAAGGAACGGAAGCAGAGCCCGCGGGAGGCTCCTGCCCAGGACAAAAGCTGCGCCAGCTCCAGACCTTCTCTCTGCAAGTGGGACCGTCAGATCCGCCGAGGGCTTTGAGGCGGGATTAAAATAAAGGTGTCAGAACGACACCCCTGTTCTTGGCCCGACAGGTCGGGCGGAGTAAGGCAAACGCAGACGCAGAAGGGATGAGGGGCGGGCGCGGGGTCCGACGCCCCGGCGGGGGAGGGGGCCCCGGGAGGCCGCGCGCGCGGCGCCGGCTCACCGTGGGAGGGGACGGGAGGAGGGCAGACGGGCGGGGACGCGGCCCGCGGCGCCCCCCGGGGTGGGCAGAGGCCGCCCGGCAGGAGCGGGCCGGGGGCCAAGCGCCCTAACACGCGGGGGTTCCGCCCCACAGCCAACGCGCAAAACCTCACAGACCGGACGACGAGCAAGGAAACCCCGTTTCCGGAACACGCCAATAACAAGACGCCTGCGGCGCTCACTCGGCCGAGGCCCGGGGTCGCCTCTCCCCGCCCCCCGGGTACCTGGACGGCTCGCGGTCCGGGAGATGGCGCCGGGGGCGGGGCGCTCTCGATCAGCCGCTCGGCGCTCGCCCCTTACACCTGCGCCTGCGCGCCGGGGCGACACCCCCCCATCGGCAGCTCGGCGCTCGCCCCTTACGTCTGCGCCTGCGCGTCGGAGacaccacccccccaccccatcgGCAGGTCGGCGCTCCCCCCTTACGCCTGTGCCCGCCCGGGCTTCCGGCCACGCCCGCGGCCGCGCAGCCCCTGGGATCGAACCCGCGCACCGGACGCGAGGCGTGGTCTTACCCCGCCCACCCACCTGCCAAGCAGCCGTGGAGACGGAGACAGCAGCTTCATTTATTAGGGGCTtcggtgggggtggggaaagggcGGTCAGAGGCGCCGGAAGAAGAGCTTGGAGCCGTGGTTCAGCGTGCACTCGCCGGGGCCCGGCCGGCCGGGCCGCAGCTGACCCAGGGCGTCCCGGTCGTCCGCGCAGAGGCGTCTGCTGCACAGCTGCAGCTCCCGGAGCTGCCCGGCGATCTTGTTCCACAGGCCCAGGCCCAAGGGGCCCCGGACGGCGCAGCCTGCGGAGGGGCAGAGGGCAGGCCTCAGCGCTGCGGGCGCCAGCGGCGTCCCGGGGCCCACGGCGGGCCCGAGAACAAGCTCGCTTTCCCACAGGGCCCCAGTGCTGCAGCGAGGGGCAGTGGGCAGAGCCCAGGAGAGGCCTCAGGACACGAGGAAGGAGTGTCATCTGCCTAGCCAGCCGTCAGGCCGGAGGAAGGGTGGCTCCCTTTTCTGACAGTGCTCGATCTCAAAAGTCCATGCCTACACCTCAGTTTCCCACCCGTAAGGAGGGCATATGGGGCTGCTGGCAAATCTGCACCTCGTAGACCCGAGAGGCTGAAGAGGACACTAAGCTCAGTAATTCAGGGAGCCAGGAACCGAGGTGTGGGGAGCAGCCCTAGTGGAATGCAGGTCTCCCACCAGCACTTGGGTGCCTTCCCAGAAAAGGCGGCCTGGCCCTGGGGGTCATGGGGGGCGTGCAGGAAGAACGCAGAGCGCCCCTTGTGCATGCCCACTTCCAGCCCTCATCCCCTGGAGGGCAGGGCCTGCCCTGGCCCCAGCTGGCTATGCCAGACTGCTGGTTGGCCAGGTCATCAAAGCACCTCTACTGGGTtgtcctccacacacacacacagctcagcTTGGGGACTGCCCTGATGGGGCTCAAGAGAGCAAGCAGAGTCAGGCCACAGCCTGGGCAGGATTAAGGTCAGAGAAGCCCCTGCCAGGAAGTGGGAGGGTCCCTTGGTGGCAGCTTTCAACACTCTGACCTTGGGCTCCCTCTTCTTGCCACGGAGAATGAGAAAGCCCCTGTGGAAGGGGGTCTTGCCTGCCATAGTCTGCTCTGAAGGTTGGGTTGGAGAGACCCGAGGTAGAGACCTACCTCGTCCTCCACCCCATGGTCTTAGGAGCTGGGCTCAtgcccccttccccttcctctcacTGTTACTCTGCCCCCTGCTGCGTCAGCCTCATGGAGCCCAGCCTTGCTGCCTGGCTCGTAGCAGTGGCAGCCCCTTAGGAGGAGGCACCTGTGACTGAACGTGGCATGCCCTCACCTGACAGGCTAAGGAAGCTAAGGCCTTGGGGGCGTTTCTGGAGGGCAGACAGGAGCTCTTCCAGACTGGCACAGCTGATCTCAGGGTTGGCAGACAGATCCAGCGAGATGAGTGAGGGGCACAGAGACAGACATCTGAGATAACATGGAAGAAACGCAAAGGTTGGCTTCCAGAGAGGCCGTGCCCCAACACTAGGAAAGCTGCCCAGACTCAGGGAGCCTCGGGCCAGGCCCAGGGATTCTGCCCCACCCTGGCACAACAGCAGGTGCTTCTCTAGGGTTGGTGAGTCCCCTGGTGGCCCCAGGGTCAGGGCCGTAGTGGCCAGTTCTGTAtgtgcctggcccagcctgggcTGCTCTCGACACCCCAGAGCTGACTGAGGCTCCAGATCATAAGCGCAGCGGCCCTTGTGTGGGCTGATGCACAGGAGTGACAAGCAGACACACCCAGAGGCACTCTCAAGAGCCACAGGCCCAGGCTAAGAAGCCTGAGGGTAGTGTGCCCTCCAGGCCAGCCTGAAAGGCTCGTGGAAGCCGAAGGAGCCAGGTCTTGGGGTGCACTGGgaaggaggagctggtaccacttctGTGGCCCTTCTCCCGTAGCCCAGCTCCCCTGGGGTCCTGAGCCATGAGCTCAGACCCCTGGGCCAGCAGGCAGCAGGGCAAGGGTGTTACCTGCACAGTTCGCTGACAGCCTCGTCCCCCAGGTGGTTTGCAGACAGGGTCAGGTGGGCTAAAG from Saimiri boliviensis isolate mSaiBol1 chromosome 15, mSaiBol1.pri, whole genome shotgun sequence carries:
- the VPS28 gene encoding vacuolar protein sorting-associated protein 28 homolog is translated as MFHGIPATPGIGAPGNKPELYEEVKLYKNAREREKYDNMAELFAVVKTMQALEKAYIKDCVSPSEYTAACSRLLVQYKAAFRQVQGSEISSIDEFCRKFRLDCPLAMERIKEDRPITIKDDKGNLNRCIADVVSLFITVMDKLRLEIRAMDEIQPDLRELMETMHRMSHLPPDFEGRQTVSQWLQTLSGMSASDELDDSQVRQMLFDLESAYNAFNRFLHA